A stretch of the Plodia interpunctella isolate USDA-ARS_2022_Savannah chromosome Z, ilPloInte3.2, whole genome shotgun sequence genome encodes the following:
- the Neurl4 gene encoding neuralized-like protein 4 isoform X1 codes for MRFHRRCGDRVTLLNDNSTAIRNFVEFNHGLILSAEPLQDDIMFEVCIDRKVNVWNGSLEIGVTTLDPEFMELPATATKLRNTAWIMSGNSIVKDGVTLINSYGPELDSLREGDCLGVMRNNKAELLFYVNGRSLGIAAKDMPPRLFAVIDLYGQCVQVSITHITGMRPIMETSLDQIEEDPNNDDTLTSSEIEVAGLPPESSNYPKQSRGELFIPITTEGACALVPQDRLRFHPRCGILVKLSNNNKSAERARPLDDYNNGVVMTHRPLYDCELFEIRIDTLVDKWSGSIEVGVTTHNPATIRFPSTMTNMDSGTIMMSGCKVLLNGHGTCMEYGNFNLDELREGDTVGMMRMANGKLHYFINGIDQGVATDKVDQQVWGVVDLYGMTVKVSIVDPGEDMDSNIQSMHAPIESSPPEEPAPSEYIICRFRPQIDEESLLFHSLRDSNVIIINDGKTAHRPNAFEFFNNGIVMTNRTLRTGELFQVRLDLVIPKWAGSIEIGVTQNSSNDIQLPYKMSNAKSGTWAMTGEDIIRDGTIIIPQYVRNLNRLVEGDTVGVMRKDMGILHFFVNGIDQGPAAFNIPEHVFGIIDLYGRVAQATIVDCYMPPPVYSPESPLSTESNATIYPEMCFHRVHGRNARLSRNRLTASRATVYSEFNDAVLFSSRPLRECDMFELRIDKMVDCWIGSLEIGVTAIRPEDLEANGGVGAVAGTATDLNWDTYILSGAAMMKDGECVRSGYPLDLDTLTVGSRVGMMWHADRSLHYYLDGMDMGKAWYVPHLNIYAVVDLYGQCTQVTILQNEERNFNYNGCTNSDNSLLPNPRPINSPPPPYWSFSEYVGDNVILLHDYTVARRPLRDPAGGLVFSSTHLAVGEIFEIKILDSKDGYGYSGSFKMGVTDVNILNAHVNRCLPPSLKYLPHFTTYVEGKYIKSSRPGTRQKFIQSFAPTFEFLRPGDRVGLKKTHDGRVLIYYNSEVLDICFKKVPDKVYVIMEMFGPVAKIQTVSRGPNIAAALATTIPNDDCTKQLNTENNKNCDENGGGSNEDVFPNLDDDIPQAVVTTETVSVPIESTSTVSLVTTESRRRRHPLPYTFHYLHGKNIKLCSSDTVAVRTSGYNDAIAIVSQPLRKGHNFRFRVDKVTEEWSGSVTLGAVGSLPNEALPSTAINIEGPAWLISMDMAYDSGVLYVSSLGAVFETLSEQQVLSLHYRFNGDLLLDIDGTVHGVIANIPRTYSHVYPLIDLYGRVQQVSVLLHPYIVVSGASLDLPIIAENLGEESLAELDDDEPPTSSPEQPHDFRVRRKTKAHSQENLFEEVLEPILFEPGPSANPDPPPQFTETPESICRKVVPHHLALHHSLILTDKRDKPIDNNDMVNRCIQKSHSTHNFTIVGDNLLDTEIREALQHTLSLGSQLAEDEDDEIVQEQFCDTNIRHNDRYPEANDVDNLDNEIMDALTLETGNLPDLTEEQSSSIDESTRRDDYWSESLSVENLNYLNRILCLDQEGVEGQSLESEWEASGEGCEHLHLVLKYWNFLVLPYPELRQAVSWGQVRCYCFNCQPDAQPPLAGWVRIERIDGVGAAQRAFWHVVRSTLGSRQAADGTAVRRPRSLAPAPSTEPVFDIWFDEEGKPHHTVLAIEIDVEGSDAENDRLLAFLIYLKSHVVFAEDSPPSLEE; via the exons atgaggTTCCACCGTAGATGTGGTGATAGAGTAACCCTCTTGAATGACAATTCCACTGCTATACGGAATTTTGTGGAGTTTAACCATGGTCTAATTTTGAGTGCAGAACCGCTTCAAGATGATATTATGTTTGAAGTTTGCATTGATAGAAAG GTAAATGTTTGGAATGGATCGCTAGAAATTGGTGTCACTACATTAGACCCAGAATTTATGGAATTACCAGCTACGGCTACAAAATTACGTAATACAGCATGG ATAATGTCAGGCAATTCTATTGTAAAAGATGGTGTTACTTTGATCAACTCTTATGGCCCTGAATTGGATAGTCTTAGAGAAGGAGATTGTCTGGGGGTGATGCGAAACAATAAG GCTGAGCTACTCTTCTATGTTAATGGGAGGTCACTTGGTATAGCGGCCAAAGATATGCCTCCGAGATTGTTCGCTGTGATAGACCTGTATGGGCAGTGTGTACAGGTGTCTATCACACACATCACAGGAATGAGGCCTATCATGGAAACCAGCTTAGATCAG attgaaGAAGATCCTAACAATGATGACACATTAACATCAAGCGAAATAGAAGTAGCTGGATTGCCGCCTGAAAGTTCCAACTATCCAAAACAAAGCAGAGGAGAATTGTTTATACCAATTACTACGGAAGGCGCTTGTGCACTCG TTCCACAAGATCGCCTACGATTCCATCCAAGATGTGGCATTCTAGTCAAGTTGTCTAACAACAACAA GTCAGCCGAAAGAGCTCGTCCTCTAGACGACTACAACAATGGTGTGGTGATGACGCATCGGCCGCTGTACGACTGTGAGCTTTTTGAGATTCGTATCGACACACTCGTCGACAAGTGGAGCGGCAGTATTGAG GTTGGTGTAACAACTCACAACCCAGCCACGATTAGGTTTCCATCAACAATGACTAATATGGACTCTGGTACGATTATGATGTCTGGTTGCAAAGTCCTACTGAACGGGCACGGCACTTGCATGGAGTATGGGAACTTCAATCTTGATGAACTTAGA GAAGGAGATACGGTGGGCATGATGCGTATGGCTAACGGCAAATTGCATTATTTCATCAACGGCATCGACCAAGGTGTCGCCACCGATAAAGTGGACCAACAAGTTTGGGGCGTCGTGGACTTGTACGGAATGACTGttaag GTGTCCATAGTAGACCCAGGTGAGGATATGGACAGTAATATCCAATCAATGCATGCGCCCATTGAATCAAGTCCGCCTGAGGAACCGGCTCCAAGtgagtatataatat GTCGGTTTAGGCCCCAAATAGACGAAGAGAGCCTTTTATTTCATTCGCTGCGTGATtcgaatgttattattattaacgatGGTAAGACTGCTCATAGGCCTAA TGCTTTCGAATTCTTCAACAACGGCATCGTAATGACCAACCGTACTTTGCGGACGGGCGAGTTGTTCCAAGTACGACTCGACCTCGTCATCCCCAAGTGGGCCGGAAGCATAGAAATCGGGGTCACGCAGAACTCTTCGAATGACATACAATTACCATACAAAATGAGCAACGCTAA ATCCGGCACTTGGGCCATGACCGGAGAAGACATCATTAGGGATGGGACCATCATCATCCCGCAATACGTGAGAAATTTGAACAGACTTGTG GAAGGAGACACAGTGGGAGTGATGCGTAAAGATATGGGAATATTACACTTCTTTGTGAATGGGATCGACCAAGGGCCTGCTGCTTTTAACATTCCAGAGCATGTGTTTGGTATCATAG ACCTGTACGGGCGCGTGGCGCAGGCGACCATAGTGGACTGCTATATGCCGCCTCCCGTATACTCCCCGGAGTCACCATTGTCTACCGAGTCAAATGCGACCATTTATCC AGAAATGTGTTTCCATCGTGTTCACGGGCGTAACGCGCGTTTGAGCCGCAACCGTCTGACGGCGTCACGCGCCACCGTGTACTCTGAGTTCAACGACGCGGTGCTGTTCAGCTCGCGGCCTCTGCGCGAGTGTGACATGTTCGAACTGCGCATAGACAAGATGGTGGACTGCTGGATCGGGAGCCTCGAAATTG GGGTCACAGCCATTCGCCCCGAAGATTTGGAAGCGAACGGTGGCGTAGGCGCAGTTGCTGGCACCGCCACGGATCTGAACTGGGACACGTACATCCTCAGCGGGGCGGCCATGATGAAAGATGGCGAATGCGTGCGCAGCGGGTATCCGCTCGACCTCGATACTCTCACTGTGGGTAGCCGTGTAG GAATGATGTGGCATGCTGACCGCAGCCTTCACTACTATTTGGATGGCATGGACATGGGGAAGGCTTGGTACGTCCCGCATCTAAACATATACGCTGTGGTGGATCTTTATGGACAGTGTACTCAg gTGACCATACTACAGAATGAGGAGaggaattttaattacaacgGCTGCACCAATTCTGATAACTCGTTGTTGCCTAACCCAAGACCTATAAATTCGCCACCACCTCCCTATTG GAGTTTCTCGGAATATGTGGGAGACAACGTGATCCTGTTGCACGACTACACGGTGGCCAGGAGGCCGCTGCGCGACCCCGCCGGCGGTCTGGTTTTCAGCTCCACACACCTCGCCGTTGGGGAAATCTTCGAG ATAAAGATACTGGATAGCAAGGACGGATACGGATACTCGGGGAGTTTCAAAATGGGAGTGACAGACGTGAACATTTTAAACGCGCACGTCAACCGCTGCCTTCCCCCGTCCCTGAAGTATCTTCCACACTTCACTACCTACGTTGAAG GCAAATATATTAAGTCATCTCGTCCCGGTACCCGGCAAAAATTTATCCAATCGTTTGCGCCTACCTTCGAGTTTCTACGTCCTGGAGACCGCGTCGGCCTGAAGAAGACCCACGATGGCAGAGTACTCATTTACTACAACTCTGAAGTACTCGACATTTGCTTCAAAAAAGTACCagat aaAGTTTACGTCATAATGGAGATGTTCGGGCCGGTGGCTAAAATACAAACAGTTTCCAGAGGACCTAACATTGCCGCCGCCCTTGCCACTACTa ttCCCAACGACGACTGTACCAAACAGCTGAATACggaaaacaacaaaaattgtGACGAAAACGGGGGTGGTAGTAATGAAGACGTCTTTCCCAACCTTGACGACGACATCCCCCAAGCTGTGGTCACCACAGAAACTGTCAGCGTGCCGATAGAAAGTACTTCAACTGTATCTCTAGTCACGACAGAGTCCCGCCGCCGCCGTCATCCGTTGCCGTACACTTTTCATTATTTGCATGGGAAGAACATCAAGCTTTGTAGTTCAG ATACCGTAGCAGTGCGGACTTCCGGATACAACGACGCCATTGCAATAGTCAGCCAGCCGCTGAGGAAGGGACATAATTTCAGG ttccGCGTGGACAAAGTGACGGAGGAGTGGAGCGGCAGCGTGACGTTGGGCGCAGTGGGCTCCCTTCCTAATGAAGCGCTGCCGTCCACCGCTATCAACATTGAGGGCCCCGCTTGGCTCATCTCCATGGACATGGCCTACGACAGCGGGGTTctc TACGTAAGCTCGCTGGGTGCAGTGTTTGAGACGCTGTCGGAGCAGCAAGTCCTGTCCCTGCATTACCGCTTCAACGGCGACCTGCTGCTAGACATCGACGGCACCGTGCACGGCGTCATCGCCAACATCCCCCGCACCTACAGCCATGTCTACCCACTCATCGACCTCTATGGACGAGTGCAGCAG gtATCGGTCTTACTTCACCCGTACATCGTGGTCAGCGGCGCTTCTCTCGACCTTCcaatcatcgcggagaatctGGGCGAGGAGTCCCTCGCCGAGCTCGACGACGATGAGCCCCCCACGTCTTCCCCAGAACAACCACATGACTTCCGTGTCAGACGCAAAACCAAAGCCCACAGCCAAGAAAATCTTTTCGAAGAAGTTTTAGAACCGATTTTATTTGAACCGGGCCCCAGCGCTAATCCAGATCCACCACCACAATTTACTGAAACACCTGAATCCATATGCCGAAAAGTCGTCCCACACCATTTAGCACTTCATCACAGTTTAATCCTAACTGATAAGCGAGACAAGCCGATAGACAACAACGATATGGTTAATCGATGCATACAAAAAAGTCACTCTACGCATAACTTCACAATTGTAGGGGACAACCTTCTAGACACCGAGATAAGAGAGGCCCTGCAACATACCTTGAGTCTGGGGTCGCAGTTGGCTGAAGATGAAGACGACGAAATCGTCCAAGAGCAATTCTGTGATACAAATATTCGTCACAACGATCGGTACCCTGAGGCTAACGACGTGGATAACTTGGACAATGAAATCATGGATGCATTGACTTTGGAGACAGGAAACCTGCCAGATTTGACCGAGGAACAGTCGTCGTCTATCGACGAATCGACACGTCGGGATGATTATTGGTCGGAATCTTTATCAGTGGAGAATTTGAATTACTTGAATCGCATTTTGTGTTTGGATCAGGAGGGTGTGGAAGGGCAGAGCTTGGAGTCGGAGTGGGAGGCTTCGGGGGAGGGTTGCGAGCACTTGCACCTAGTGCTGAAGTATTGGAACTTCCTTGTGTTGCCGTATCCGGAACTAAGACAGGCTGTATCGTGGGGACAAGTCCGCTGTTATTGTTTTAACTGTCAACCTGATGCGCAACCGCCTCTTGctg GCTGGGTGCGCATCGAGCGCATAGACGGCGTGGGCGCAGCTCAGCGCGCGTTCTGGCATGTGGTGCGCTCGACGCTGGGCTCGCGGCAGGCCGCCGACGGCACC
- the Neurl4 gene encoding neuralized-like protein 4 isoform X2 — translation MRFHRRCGDRVTLLNDNSTAIRNFVEFNHGLILSAEPLQDDIMFEVCIDRKVNVWNGSLEIGVTTLDPEFMELPATATKLRNTAWIMSGNSIVKDGVTLINSYGPELDSLREGDCLGVMRNNKAELLFYVNGRSLGIAAKDMPPRLFAVIDLYGQCVQVSITHITGMRPIMETSLDQIEEDPNNDDTLTSSEIEVAGLPPESSNYPKQSRGELFIPITTEGACALVPQDRLRFHPRCGILVKLSNNNKSAERARPLDDYNNGVVMTHRPLYDCELFEIRIDTLVDKWSGSIEVGVTTHNPATIRFPSTMTNMDSGTIMMSGCKVLLNGHGTCMEYGNFNLDELREGDTVGMMRMANGKLHYFINGIDQGVATDKVDQQVWGVVDLYGMTVKVSIVDPGEDMDSNIQSMHAPIESSPPEEPAPSRFRPQIDEESLLFHSLRDSNVIIINDGKTAHRPNAFEFFNNGIVMTNRTLRTGELFQVRLDLVIPKWAGSIEIGVTQNSSNDIQLPYKMSNAKSGTWAMTGEDIIRDGTIIIPQYVRNLNRLVEGDTVGVMRKDMGILHFFVNGIDQGPAAFNIPEHVFGIIDLYGRVAQATIVDCYMPPPVYSPESPLSTESNATIYPEMCFHRVHGRNARLSRNRLTASRATVYSEFNDAVLFSSRPLRECDMFELRIDKMVDCWIGSLEIGVTAIRPEDLEANGGVGAVAGTATDLNWDTYILSGAAMMKDGECVRSGYPLDLDTLTVGSRVGMMWHADRSLHYYLDGMDMGKAWYVPHLNIYAVVDLYGQCTQVTILQNEERNFNYNGCTNSDNSLLPNPRPINSPPPPYWSFSEYVGDNVILLHDYTVARRPLRDPAGGLVFSSTHLAVGEIFEIKILDSKDGYGYSGSFKMGVTDVNILNAHVNRCLPPSLKYLPHFTTYVEGKYIKSSRPGTRQKFIQSFAPTFEFLRPGDRVGLKKTHDGRVLIYYNSEVLDICFKKVPDKVYVIMEMFGPVAKIQTVSRGPNIAAALATTIPNDDCTKQLNTENNKNCDENGGGSNEDVFPNLDDDIPQAVVTTETVSVPIESTSTVSLVTTESRRRRHPLPYTFHYLHGKNIKLCSSDTVAVRTSGYNDAIAIVSQPLRKGHNFRFRVDKVTEEWSGSVTLGAVGSLPNEALPSTAINIEGPAWLISMDMAYDSGVLYVSSLGAVFETLSEQQVLSLHYRFNGDLLLDIDGTVHGVIANIPRTYSHVYPLIDLYGRVQQVSVLLHPYIVVSGASLDLPIIAENLGEESLAELDDDEPPTSSPEQPHDFRVRRKTKAHSQENLFEEVLEPILFEPGPSANPDPPPQFTETPESICRKVVPHHLALHHSLILTDKRDKPIDNNDMVNRCIQKSHSTHNFTIVGDNLLDTEIREALQHTLSLGSQLAEDEDDEIVQEQFCDTNIRHNDRYPEANDVDNLDNEIMDALTLETGNLPDLTEEQSSSIDESTRRDDYWSESLSVENLNYLNRILCLDQEGVEGQSLESEWEASGEGCEHLHLVLKYWNFLVLPYPELRQAVSWGQVRCYCFNCQPDAQPPLAGWVRIERIDGVGAAQRAFWHVVRSTLGSRQAADGTAVRRPRSLAPAPSTEPVFDIWFDEEGKPHHTVLAIEIDVEGSDAENDRLLAFLIYLKSHVVFAEDSPPSLEE, via the exons atgaggTTCCACCGTAGATGTGGTGATAGAGTAACCCTCTTGAATGACAATTCCACTGCTATACGGAATTTTGTGGAGTTTAACCATGGTCTAATTTTGAGTGCAGAACCGCTTCAAGATGATATTATGTTTGAAGTTTGCATTGATAGAAAG GTAAATGTTTGGAATGGATCGCTAGAAATTGGTGTCACTACATTAGACCCAGAATTTATGGAATTACCAGCTACGGCTACAAAATTACGTAATACAGCATGG ATAATGTCAGGCAATTCTATTGTAAAAGATGGTGTTACTTTGATCAACTCTTATGGCCCTGAATTGGATAGTCTTAGAGAAGGAGATTGTCTGGGGGTGATGCGAAACAATAAG GCTGAGCTACTCTTCTATGTTAATGGGAGGTCACTTGGTATAGCGGCCAAAGATATGCCTCCGAGATTGTTCGCTGTGATAGACCTGTATGGGCAGTGTGTACAGGTGTCTATCACACACATCACAGGAATGAGGCCTATCATGGAAACCAGCTTAGATCAG attgaaGAAGATCCTAACAATGATGACACATTAACATCAAGCGAAATAGAAGTAGCTGGATTGCCGCCTGAAAGTTCCAACTATCCAAAACAAAGCAGAGGAGAATTGTTTATACCAATTACTACGGAAGGCGCTTGTGCACTCG TTCCACAAGATCGCCTACGATTCCATCCAAGATGTGGCATTCTAGTCAAGTTGTCTAACAACAACAA GTCAGCCGAAAGAGCTCGTCCTCTAGACGACTACAACAATGGTGTGGTGATGACGCATCGGCCGCTGTACGACTGTGAGCTTTTTGAGATTCGTATCGACACACTCGTCGACAAGTGGAGCGGCAGTATTGAG GTTGGTGTAACAACTCACAACCCAGCCACGATTAGGTTTCCATCAACAATGACTAATATGGACTCTGGTACGATTATGATGTCTGGTTGCAAAGTCCTACTGAACGGGCACGGCACTTGCATGGAGTATGGGAACTTCAATCTTGATGAACTTAGA GAAGGAGATACGGTGGGCATGATGCGTATGGCTAACGGCAAATTGCATTATTTCATCAACGGCATCGACCAAGGTGTCGCCACCGATAAAGTGGACCAACAAGTTTGGGGCGTCGTGGACTTGTACGGAATGACTGttaag GTGTCCATAGTAGACCCAGGTGAGGATATGGACAGTAATATCCAATCAATGCATGCGCCCATTGAATCAAGTCCGCCTGAGGAACCGGCTCCAA GTCGGTTTAGGCCCCAAATAGACGAAGAGAGCCTTTTATTTCATTCGCTGCGTGATtcgaatgttattattattaacgatGGTAAGACTGCTCATAGGCCTAA TGCTTTCGAATTCTTCAACAACGGCATCGTAATGACCAACCGTACTTTGCGGACGGGCGAGTTGTTCCAAGTACGACTCGACCTCGTCATCCCCAAGTGGGCCGGAAGCATAGAAATCGGGGTCACGCAGAACTCTTCGAATGACATACAATTACCATACAAAATGAGCAACGCTAA ATCCGGCACTTGGGCCATGACCGGAGAAGACATCATTAGGGATGGGACCATCATCATCCCGCAATACGTGAGAAATTTGAACAGACTTGTG GAAGGAGACACAGTGGGAGTGATGCGTAAAGATATGGGAATATTACACTTCTTTGTGAATGGGATCGACCAAGGGCCTGCTGCTTTTAACATTCCAGAGCATGTGTTTGGTATCATAG ACCTGTACGGGCGCGTGGCGCAGGCGACCATAGTGGACTGCTATATGCCGCCTCCCGTATACTCCCCGGAGTCACCATTGTCTACCGAGTCAAATGCGACCATTTATCC AGAAATGTGTTTCCATCGTGTTCACGGGCGTAACGCGCGTTTGAGCCGCAACCGTCTGACGGCGTCACGCGCCACCGTGTACTCTGAGTTCAACGACGCGGTGCTGTTCAGCTCGCGGCCTCTGCGCGAGTGTGACATGTTCGAACTGCGCATAGACAAGATGGTGGACTGCTGGATCGGGAGCCTCGAAATTG GGGTCACAGCCATTCGCCCCGAAGATTTGGAAGCGAACGGTGGCGTAGGCGCAGTTGCTGGCACCGCCACGGATCTGAACTGGGACACGTACATCCTCAGCGGGGCGGCCATGATGAAAGATGGCGAATGCGTGCGCAGCGGGTATCCGCTCGACCTCGATACTCTCACTGTGGGTAGCCGTGTAG GAATGATGTGGCATGCTGACCGCAGCCTTCACTACTATTTGGATGGCATGGACATGGGGAAGGCTTGGTACGTCCCGCATCTAAACATATACGCTGTGGTGGATCTTTATGGACAGTGTACTCAg gTGACCATACTACAGAATGAGGAGaggaattttaattacaacgGCTGCACCAATTCTGATAACTCGTTGTTGCCTAACCCAAGACCTATAAATTCGCCACCACCTCCCTATTG GAGTTTCTCGGAATATGTGGGAGACAACGTGATCCTGTTGCACGACTACACGGTGGCCAGGAGGCCGCTGCGCGACCCCGCCGGCGGTCTGGTTTTCAGCTCCACACACCTCGCCGTTGGGGAAATCTTCGAG ATAAAGATACTGGATAGCAAGGACGGATACGGATACTCGGGGAGTTTCAAAATGGGAGTGACAGACGTGAACATTTTAAACGCGCACGTCAACCGCTGCCTTCCCCCGTCCCTGAAGTATCTTCCACACTTCACTACCTACGTTGAAG GCAAATATATTAAGTCATCTCGTCCCGGTACCCGGCAAAAATTTATCCAATCGTTTGCGCCTACCTTCGAGTTTCTACGTCCTGGAGACCGCGTCGGCCTGAAGAAGACCCACGATGGCAGAGTACTCATTTACTACAACTCTGAAGTACTCGACATTTGCTTCAAAAAAGTACCagat aaAGTTTACGTCATAATGGAGATGTTCGGGCCGGTGGCTAAAATACAAACAGTTTCCAGAGGACCTAACATTGCCGCCGCCCTTGCCACTACTa ttCCCAACGACGACTGTACCAAACAGCTGAATACggaaaacaacaaaaattgtGACGAAAACGGGGGTGGTAGTAATGAAGACGTCTTTCCCAACCTTGACGACGACATCCCCCAAGCTGTGGTCACCACAGAAACTGTCAGCGTGCCGATAGAAAGTACTTCAACTGTATCTCTAGTCACGACAGAGTCCCGCCGCCGCCGTCATCCGTTGCCGTACACTTTTCATTATTTGCATGGGAAGAACATCAAGCTTTGTAGTTCAG ATACCGTAGCAGTGCGGACTTCCGGATACAACGACGCCATTGCAATAGTCAGCCAGCCGCTGAGGAAGGGACATAATTTCAGG ttccGCGTGGACAAAGTGACGGAGGAGTGGAGCGGCAGCGTGACGTTGGGCGCAGTGGGCTCCCTTCCTAATGAAGCGCTGCCGTCCACCGCTATCAACATTGAGGGCCCCGCTTGGCTCATCTCCATGGACATGGCCTACGACAGCGGGGTTctc TACGTAAGCTCGCTGGGTGCAGTGTTTGAGACGCTGTCGGAGCAGCAAGTCCTGTCCCTGCATTACCGCTTCAACGGCGACCTGCTGCTAGACATCGACGGCACCGTGCACGGCGTCATCGCCAACATCCCCCGCACCTACAGCCATGTCTACCCACTCATCGACCTCTATGGACGAGTGCAGCAG gtATCGGTCTTACTTCACCCGTACATCGTGGTCAGCGGCGCTTCTCTCGACCTTCcaatcatcgcggagaatctGGGCGAGGAGTCCCTCGCCGAGCTCGACGACGATGAGCCCCCCACGTCTTCCCCAGAACAACCACATGACTTCCGTGTCAGACGCAAAACCAAAGCCCACAGCCAAGAAAATCTTTTCGAAGAAGTTTTAGAACCGATTTTATTTGAACCGGGCCCCAGCGCTAATCCAGATCCACCACCACAATTTACTGAAACACCTGAATCCATATGCCGAAAAGTCGTCCCACACCATTTAGCACTTCATCACAGTTTAATCCTAACTGATAAGCGAGACAAGCCGATAGACAACAACGATATGGTTAATCGATGCATACAAAAAAGTCACTCTACGCATAACTTCACAATTGTAGGGGACAACCTTCTAGACACCGAGATAAGAGAGGCCCTGCAACATACCTTGAGTCTGGGGTCGCAGTTGGCTGAAGATGAAGACGACGAAATCGTCCAAGAGCAATTCTGTGATACAAATATTCGTCACAACGATCGGTACCCTGAGGCTAACGACGTGGATAACTTGGACAATGAAATCATGGATGCATTGACTTTGGAGACAGGAAACCTGCCAGATTTGACCGAGGAACAGTCGTCGTCTATCGACGAATCGACACGTCGGGATGATTATTGGTCGGAATCTTTATCAGTGGAGAATTTGAATTACTTGAATCGCATTTTGTGTTTGGATCAGGAGGGTGTGGAAGGGCAGAGCTTGGAGTCGGAGTGGGAGGCTTCGGGGGAGGGTTGCGAGCACTTGCACCTAGTGCTGAAGTATTGGAACTTCCTTGTGTTGCCGTATCCGGAACTAAGACAGGCTGTATCGTGGGGACAAGTCCGCTGTTATTGTTTTAACTGTCAACCTGATGCGCAACCGCCTCTTGctg GCTGGGTGCGCATCGAGCGCATAGACGGCGTGGGCGCAGCTCAGCGCGCGTTCTGGCATGTGGTGCGCTCGACGCTGGGCTCGCGGCAGGCCGCCGACGGCACC